In one Sulfitobacter sp. LCG007 genomic region, the following are encoded:
- a CDS encoding sensor histidine kinase: protein MSIRWRLALWVAASVCLVGAVISAVGYALVRSSMIEAFEREAVDQLQAVGNAVRVWTDGEVYVELNPDTMVAFAAGGDSAFVVRQHPGGELIDQSASLTASSGTLRGLRGANAAEPVFGSGTAPGGAPALLVTQILPAQHDWDPEDPEMIPMPGVERTTAEVTVAIGRRPLDAGLRRLTVLLGVAVLGSALAAALAALMAARRVLAPLDRMALRAAEIREPTYDRPFPERGPQELRPIASRLNDLLARLADAALVERRFTANAAHELRTPIAELRMLTDVALRFPTAPEQLPQVIASSNAISARLSSLVDALMAIARTDAVAEGLRHEPLDLAALLRARIEAHRAAAETRGVTFEAVLPAQCRLMSDEAVLLSVLDNLIGNACSHAPGRTVVSVILEVRVNGFCLCIANPAPDLAQEDIDRLFEPFWRRSSHHVAESHAGLGLALARGFARIVGLTLEARLDADDRLVMKLETKETENRDAA, encoded by the coding sequence ATGTCGATCCGCTGGCGTCTCGCGCTCTGGGTGGCGGCGTCGGTCTGTCTCGTCGGAGCGGTGATTTCGGCAGTCGGCTACGCATTGGTCCGAAGCTCGATGATCGAGGCCTTCGAGCGTGAGGCGGTGGATCAGCTTCAGGCGGTGGGCAACGCGGTCCGCGTCTGGACCGACGGCGAGGTCTATGTCGAGCTGAACCCCGATACGATGGTCGCTTTCGCCGCTGGCGGGGACAGTGCCTTTGTCGTCCGGCAGCATCCGGGCGGAGAATTGATCGACCAGTCGGCGAGCCTCACGGCGTCCTCCGGCACTTTGAGGGGGCTTCGCGGTGCAAACGCAGCGGAGCCCGTTTTCGGGTCCGGCACTGCGCCAGGCGGCGCCCCGGCGCTGCTCGTCACGCAGATATTGCCTGCGCAACACGATTGGGATCCCGAGGACCCCGAGATGATTCCCATGCCGGGGGTCGAGCGGACCACCGCCGAAGTGACCGTCGCGATCGGCCGCCGCCCGCTCGATGCGGGGTTGCGGCGGCTGACGGTCCTGCTCGGCGTCGCGGTGCTGGGGTCCGCATTGGCCGCGGCCCTCGCGGCGCTGATGGCGGCAAGGCGGGTGCTGGCGCCGCTGGATCGGATGGCGCTGCGCGCAGCCGAGATCCGCGAGCCGACCTACGACCGGCCCTTCCCCGAACGAGGGCCGCAAGAGCTGCGTCCCATCGCCAGCCGCCTCAACGATCTGCTCGCGCGGCTGGCCGACGCGGCGCTGGTCGAGCGCCGCTTCACCGCCAACGCGGCACACGAACTGCGCACGCCCATTGCCGAGCTGCGGATGCTGACGGACGTCGCGCTCCGCTTTCCCACGGCGCCCGAGCAATTGCCGCAGGTGATCGCATCCAGCAACGCGATTTCGGCGCGGCTCTCGTCGCTTGTGGATGCTCTGATGGCCATCGCCCGGACCGACGCCGTCGCAGAGGGGCTACGGCACGAGCCGCTCGATCTCGCGGCGCTGCTGCGCGCACGCATCGAGGCGCATCGCGCAGCGGCAGAGACCCGCGGAGTGACGTTCGAGGCCGTGCTGCCGGCGCAGTGCCGCCTCATGTCCGACGAGGCTGTGCTGCTCTCGGTACTGGACAATCTGATCGGCAACGCGTGTTCTCACGCGCCAGGCCGCACGGTCGTCTCCGTGATCCTCGAGGTGCGCGTCAACGGATTCTGCCTGTGCATCGCCAACCCTGCGCCGGATCTCGCCCAGGAGGATATCGACCGCCTCTTCGAGCCGTTCTGGCGGCGGAGCAGCCATCACGTCGCCGAGAGCCACGCAGGCCTCGGCTTGGCGCTTGCGCGCGGATTTGCACGCATCGTGGGACTGACGCTCGAGGCGCGGCTGGACGCGGACGACCGTCTTGTCATGAAGCTGGAAACCAAGGAGACGGAGAACCGAGATGCGGCATAA